In Flavobacterium sp. CBA20B-1, one DNA window encodes the following:
- the cls gene encoding cardiolipin synthase: MENLLTIWEFVKEWYWIPLTLLNITAFITILIENGKPEKTIAWLMVIVFIPLGGVLLYYFFGQKFKKEKYFKRLDSRYKNRFEERWSDLAPFISNEIRLTETYDNHLNDVFEYLVHTKTSIPTSNNQAALLTNGEEKFAVLLADLQQAKHHIHLEYYIFEEDQIGKQLLAILVDKAQQGVEVRVIIDDFGSTDLAKKQNFYQQLGIQLEVFLPVRFSSLANSNYRNHRKIIVIDGLIGYVGGINISDKYINPNKFNLYWRDTAIRIHGDATKMLQAQFWLHWQSISAKSFALNDNYLPEVQTVFEKKLPVTFAFSSPGDTPPYVMEAMILSILAAQKSIQLCTPYFIPTESFKTALLVAVSKGVQVSLMLPSKSDSAIVQAASLSFLKPFLNRGMKVYLYKKGFIHAKTICIDGLLSYVGTTNLDARSFLINFELSAVVLDKTIAEQLTQQFEKDILGSTLFTAEIWKNEKWYYKAFASICRLLSPLL; this comes from the coding sequence ATGGAAAACTTACTTACAATTTGGGAATTTGTTAAAGAATGGTATTGGATTCCGTTAACTTTGTTAAACATCACAGCGTTTATCACCATTTTAATAGAAAACGGCAAACCCGAAAAAACGATTGCATGGTTAATGGTCATTGTTTTTATTCCGCTTGGCGGGGTGTTGTTGTATTACTTTTTCGGACAGAAATTTAAAAAAGAAAAATATTTTAAGCGATTAGACAGCCGCTATAAAAATCGATTTGAAGAACGCTGGAGCGATTTAGCACCATTTATTTCGAACGAAATTAGACTTACCGAAACCTATGACAATCATTTGAATGATGTGTTTGAATATTTGGTGCACACAAAAACATCAATTCCTACATCAAACAACCAAGCAGCGCTCTTGACAAACGGCGAAGAAAAATTTGCTGTTTTATTAGCGGATCTGCAACAGGCAAAACATCATATTCATCTAGAATATTATATTTTTGAGGAAGATCAAATCGGCAAGCAACTTTTGGCTATTTTGGTGGATAAAGCACAGCAAGGCGTTGAAGTACGTGTAATTATTGATGATTTTGGATCGACCGATTTGGCAAAAAAGCAAAATTTTTATCAGCAATTAGGTATTCAATTGGAAGTTTTTCTGCCTGTACGCTTTTCGTCTTTGGCAAACAGCAATTACCGTAACCACAGAAAAATCATCGTTATTGATGGGCTGATTGGTTATGTTGGGGGCATTAACATTTCAGACAAATACATCAATCCAAATAAATTCAACCTGTATTGGCGCGATACAGCAATAAGAATTCATGGCGATGCTACCAAAATGTTGCAGGCACAGTTTTGGCTGCATTGGCAAAGCATTTCAGCAAAATCGTTTGCTTTGAATGACAACTATCTGCCGGAAGTTCAAACCGTTTTTGAAAAGAAATTGCCCGTAACGTTTGCTTTTTCATCGCCCGGTGATACGCCTCCGTATGTGATGGAAGCTATGATATTAAGTATTCTGGCAGCACAAAAAAGCATTCAGTTGTGCACGCCATATTTTATTCCTACCGAATCGTTTAAAACCGCTTTGTTAGTGGCTGTTTCAAAAGGAGTACAAGTTTCGTTGATGCTTCCTTCCAAAAGTGATTCCGCAATAGTTCAGGCTGCATCATTATCGTTCCTTAAACCATTTTTGAATCGTGGCATGAAGGTTTATTTGTACAAAAAAGGCTTTATTCATGCCAAAACAATATGTATCGATGGATTGTTAAGCTACGTTGGAACCACCAATTTAGATGCACGCAGTTTTTTAATTAATTTCGAACTTTCGGCGGTTGTTTTAGACAAAACCATTGCCGAACAATTAACCCAGCAATTTGAAAAGGATATTTTAGGAAGCACATTGTTTACTGCCGAAATCTGGAAAAACGAGAAGTGGTATTACAAAGCATTTGCTTCGATTTGCAGGTTGTTGTCGCCTTTGTTATAG
- a CDS encoding efflux transporter outer membrane subunit, protein MNTIYKTAFVAITAVSLQSCIATKDYQKPNAWENASFNTNEVVKDSAVQSVLPWQQVFTDTALQQHIQTALENNIDIRVALENINQAQSYLSQGRMGHLPTFTIGTNYTHSVNSINTQFGRILGQRQRLDQFDITGSLGWEADIWGKITSKKLAAEATYLQTVSAHKAVKTQLIAMVASTYYNLLALDAQKQVALKTIENRNKSLETNKALKDAGRVTEVAVKQTEAQVLSAQALLLDIENNIKQQENSLSILKGMFPKAIERSTFADLQLNVDTEEGVSIETLNNRPDIQAAELGFRNAFELTNVAKASFYPTLKLTASGGLQSVEFEKLFDPTSFFASIVAGIAQPVLNGRQIRTQYEISLSNQEKAFLEYKQTVLNASKEISDALYAIDINNKKLVLKQKEAEAYSTAVNYSQELLNNGMASYLEVLTATESELNAQLNIITTQYNLWNANIQLYKAMGGGVE, encoded by the coding sequence ATGAATACTATATATAAAACAGCCTTTGTGGCAATTACAGCTGTTTCGTTACAATCATGTATTGCTACAAAAGATTATCAAAAACCGAATGCCTGGGAAAACGCATCCTTCAATACAAACGAGGTTGTTAAAGACAGTGCCGTACAAAGTGTATTGCCGTGGCAGCAGGTTTTTACCGATACCGCTTTACAGCAACACATTCAAACAGCGTTAGAAAATAATATTGATATTCGTGTAGCGTTAGAAAATATCAATCAAGCACAATCGTATCTGTCTCAAGGCAGAATGGGACATTTGCCAACATTTACAATCGGTACAAATTACACACATTCTGTAAACTCTATCAATACACAGTTTGGTCGAATTTTAGGTCAGCGTCAGCGATTGGATCAGTTTGATATTACCGGAAGTTTAGGTTGGGAAGCCGATATTTGGGGAAAAATCACAAGCAAAAAATTGGCAGCCGAAGCCACCTATCTGCAAACGGTATCAGCACACAAAGCTGTAAAAACGCAGCTGATTGCAATGGTTGCATCAACTTATTACAATTTATTGGCTTTAGATGCACAGAAACAGGTGGCACTAAAAACCATTGAAAACCGCAACAAAAGTTTAGAAACCAATAAAGCATTGAAAGATGCCGGGCGCGTAACAGAAGTTGCCGTGAAACAAACCGAAGCACAAGTTTTAAGTGCGCAAGCTTTGTTGTTGGATATCGAAAATAACATCAAGCAGCAAGAAAATTCGTTGAGTATTTTAAAGGGAATGTTTCCTAAAGCGATCGAACGATCAACTTTTGCAGATTTACAGTTAAATGTTGATACAGAAGAAGGTGTTTCGATTGAAACCTTAAACAACAGACCCGATATTCAAGCTGCCGAATTGGGCTTTAGAAATGCTTTTGAATTGACGAATGTTGCCAAAGCAAGTTTTTATCCTACATTAAAATTAACGGCAAGCGGCGGATTACAATCGGTTGAGTTTGAAAAATTGTTTGATCCTACTTCGTTTTTTGCAAGTATCGTAGCCGGAATTGCACAACCTGTTTTAAACGGAAGACAAATCCGCACGCAATATGAAATCAGCTTATCAAATCAGGAAAAAGCATTTTTAGAATACAAACAAACGGTTCTAAATGCCAGCAAAGAAATTTCGGATGCGTTGTATGCCATCGATATCAACAATAAAAAATTAGTTTTAAAGCAGAAAGAAGCTGAAGCTTATTCCACGGCTGTAAATTACTCGCAAGAATTGTTGAACAATGGTATGGCAAGCTATTTGGAGGTTTTAACTGCAACAGAAAGCGAACTGAATGCGCAGTTGAATATTATTACCACGCAGTATAATTTGTGGAATGCCAACATACAACTATACAAAGCAATGGGTGGCGGTGTAGAGTAA
- a CDS encoding efflux RND transporter permease subunit, whose protein sequence is MLKTFIERPVLSTVISILIVILGILGLTVLPVTQYPDIAPPTVQVAASYPGANAQTVLESVIVPIEEQINGVEGMDYLTSTASNDGSASVQIVFKQGIDPDIAAVNVQNRVARATPLLPTEVTRSGVTTQKQQTSSLMFLSFYSENENYDATYIQNYMNINIIPELKRVNGVGDATAFGAKNYSMRVWLNPVKMAAHGLVPADVSAAINEQSLEAAAGQLGENSGESFQYIIKYSGKYKTETQYEDIVIKSMENGQVLRLKDVADIELGAQTYGGYSELNGNPAVAMAIYQTPGSNAQDIINEIKKELVTIEKNLPEGIKYKINLDSNEFLDASIDKVVTTLIEAFILVFIVVYIFLQDFRSTLVPLIAVPVSIIGTFFFLNLFGYSLNLLTLFALVLAIGIVVDDAIVVVEAVHAKMEETGQDATTATTNAMGEISGAIVSITLVMCAVFIPVTFISGPTGVFYKQFGVTLIVAIAISAVNALTLSPALCALFLKQHDATHGKKRSFIQRFFDAFNNSFNAMTNKYGKSFQFLFKHKWVTFIILAACLGGAYLANKTMPAGFVPSEDRGFIMGNVELPAGASVDRVYKLEREFSKQAEKIPGIESVTVISGRSIISGSGSNYGFMLIKMEPFAKRTTDDKATDAVIGKLFGLAGKNFPEAKMIFFQPPSIPGFGFSGGFELKLLDKSGGDLKDFDKTTQAYINALMQRPEIMYAQTPFNTNYAQYEIKLDIVRAKQSGVSVSNIFSALQGYIGGNYVSDFTRFGKQYRVMLQSLPGDRQNVSSLNGMFVRTASGAMAPLSQFVTLEKVYGPQSVNRFNLFTSANVSGAPKPGYSSGDAIRAVQEVAEQNLSTNYGIDFTGLTREEINAGSQTILIFALCIVFVYFILAAQYESYMLPFAVILSLPTGIMGAFISQKIAGLENNIYFQIALVMLVGLLAKNAILIVEFALQRRKHGETILQAAIDGAKARLRPILMTSFAFILGLMPLVFAGGVGYIGNRSIGTGAAFGLLIGTVLGVFVIPVLFVIFQALQEKIKPVKFDQKAIEE, encoded by the coding sequence ATGCTAAAAACGTTTATTGAAAGACCCGTATTATCTACGGTTATTTCTATTTTAATAGTCATTTTGGGTATTTTGGGGTTGACCGTTTTACCGGTTACTCAATACCCAGATATTGCACCACCAACTGTTCAGGTAGCTGCTTCGTATCCCGGAGCAAACGCTCAAACGGTTCTAGAGAGTGTTATTGTTCCTATTGAAGAACAAATTAATGGTGTGGAAGGTATGGATTACCTAACTTCTACCGCTAGTAACGATGGTTCAGCATCGGTTCAAATTGTTTTTAAACAAGGTATCGATCCTGATATTGCTGCCGTGAATGTTCAAAACCGGGTGGCGCGTGCAACCCCTTTATTGCCTACAGAAGTTACGCGATCGGGCGTTACCACTCAAAAACAGCAAACCTCATCGTTGATGTTTTTGTCGTTTTATTCTGAAAATGAAAACTACGATGCCACTTATATTCAAAATTACATGAATATCAACATTATACCCGAACTTAAAAGGGTAAATGGTGTGGGCGACGCAACTGCTTTTGGTGCAAAAAACTATTCTATGCGTGTGTGGTTAAACCCTGTAAAAATGGCTGCTCACGGTTTGGTACCTGCCGATGTGAGTGCAGCAATCAACGAACAATCATTAGAAGCTGCAGCGGGTCAGTTGGGGGAAAACTCTGGAGAATCGTTTCAGTACATCATTAAATACAGCGGTAAGTATAAAACCGAAACGCAATATGAAGATATTGTGATAAAATCAATGGAAAACGGCCAAGTGCTTCGTTTAAAAGATGTGGCTGATATTGAATTGGGTGCGCAAACCTATGGTGGTTATTCAGAGCTGAATGGAAATCCGGCGGTTGCAATGGCAATTTATCAAACACCGGGATCCAATGCGCAAGATATCATCAACGAGATTAAAAAAGAGTTGGTAACCATTGAAAAAAATCTACCGGAAGGCATTAAATACAAAATCAATTTAGATTCCAATGAATTCTTAGATGCTTCGATCGATAAAGTTGTAACCACTTTAATTGAAGCATTTATTTTGGTATTTATTGTGGTGTATATCTTTCTACAAGACTTTAGATCTACTTTAGTGCCTTTGATTGCAGTGCCGGTATCGATTATTGGAACTTTTTTCTTTTTGAATTTGTTCGGATACTCCTTAAACCTTTTAACGCTGTTTGCGCTGGTGCTCGCCATTGGTATTGTGGTAGATGATGCTATTGTGGTAGTGGAAGCCGTGCACGCAAAAATGGAAGAAACCGGCCAAGACGCCACCACTGCTACTACAAATGCAATGGGCGAAATATCGGGGGCCATTGTTTCCATCACCTTGGTAATGTGTGCGGTGTTTATTCCGGTTACGTTTATTAGCGGACCAACCGGAGTTTTCTACAAACAATTTGGTGTAACGTTGATTGTTGCAATTGCCATTTCGGCAGTAAACGCATTAACGTTAAGTCCGGCGTTGTGTGCGTTGTTCCTAAAACAGCACGATGCTACACACGGTAAAAAACGTAGTTTTATTCAACGATTTTTCGATGCGTTCAACAATTCGTTCAATGCAATGACTAATAAATATGGTAAATCGTTTCAATTCTTATTCAAACACAAATGGGTAACTTTTATCATTTTGGCAGCTTGTTTAGGAGGGGCATACCTTGCAAACAAAACCATGCCGGCAGGATTTGTACCAAGTGAAGACCGCGGATTTATTATGGGTAATGTGGAATTACCCGCGGGTGCGTCGGTTGACCGAGTTTATAAATTGGAACGTGAATTTAGTAAACAAGCCGAAAAAATCCCGGGTATTGAATCGGTAACTGTTATTTCAGGTCGAAGCATTATTTCTGGTTCAGGATCTAACTATGGTTTCATGTTGATAAAAATGGAACCTTTTGCAAAACGTACTACAGATGATAAAGCAACTGATGCAGTAATTGGTAAATTGTTTGGGTTAGCTGGGAAAAATTTCCCAGAAGCCAAAATGATTTTCTTTCAGCCACCAAGCATCCCCGGATTTGGTTTTTCTGGTGGATTTGAATTGAAATTACTAGACAAATCGGGTGGTGATTTAAAAGATTTTGACAAAACTACTCAAGCATACATCAACGCGCTGATGCAACGTCCGGAAATTATGTATGCACAAACACCTTTCAACACCAATTATGCACAATACGAAATTAAGTTAGATATTGTTCGTGCCAAACAATCGGGCGTATCGGTAAGCAACATATTTTCTGCATTGCAAGGATACATTGGTGGTAATTATGTGAGCGATTTCACCCGTTTTGGTAAACAATACCGCGTGATGTTGCAATCATTGCCTGGCGATCGCCAAAATGTATCCAGTCTGAACGGTATGTTTGTTCGCACGGCTTCTGGGGCAATGGCACCTTTAAGTCAATTTGTAACTTTAGAAAAAGTATATGGTCCGCAATCGGTCAATCGTTTCAATTTGTTCACATCGGCAAACGTATCCGGAGCTCCAAAACCAGGTTATTCTTCGGGCGATGCCATCAGAGCTGTTCAAGAGGTTGCCGAACAAAATTTATCAACTAATTACGGAATAGATTTTACCGGATTAACCCGTGAAGAAATCAATGCAGGTTCGCAAACCATCTTAATTTTTGCCTTGTGTATCGTGTTTGTTTACTTTATTTTGGCAGCACAATATGAAAGTTATATGTTACCTTTTGCGGTAATTTTATCGTTGCCAACAGGTATTATGGGTGCTTTTATATCACAAAAAATCGCAGGCTTAGAAAACAACATCTATTTCCAAATTGCACTGGTCATGCTCGTGGGATTGCTCGCCAAAAACGCCATTTTAATTGTAGAATTTGCATTGCAGCGAAGAAAACACGGCGAAACTATTCTACAAGCAGCTATTGACGGAGCCAAAGCACGTTTACGCCCGATTTTAATGACTTCATTTGCTTTTATTTTAGGATTGATGCCATTGGTTTTTGCAGGTGGTGTGGGATACATTGGAAACCGTTCTATTGGAACCGGTGCCGCATTTGGTTTGTTAATAGGAACTGTATTGGGAGTGTTTGTCATTCCGGTTTTGTTTGTGATTTTTCAAGCATTACAAGAGAAAATTAAACCCGTGAAATTCGATCAAAAAGCAATAGAAGAATAA
- a CDS encoding efflux RND transporter periplasmic adaptor subunit, which translates to MKNNTLKALFMVLIGTATIGCSKKEEAPKAAAPALDVVAATTKDVVGYTTFPATIQGKINNDVRAKIQGYIQEVYVHEGQVVSKGQPLFKLEANNLAETASAAKSGIAVAQANVNVAQVEVDKLIPLVQKNIISNVQLETAKANLASAKSMLAQAKANFGSASANVDYSVVRAPISGIVGQLPLKKGSLVGPTDQMALTTIADISSVYAYFSMNEKEYFEFLNATPGTSLSEKIKDLPEVELQLADGSIYSEKGKIETVSGQIDAATGTVQFRVAFKNPNKLLSNGNSGTIRLPKKYTNVLVVPEVASYEQQGKVNVYKVVNDTAVSTVINVVDRVDNMIIVNKGIKTGDVVVVSGVGTLRNQTAIKPKKANFDTIVNAIKPVF; encoded by the coding sequence ATGAAGAATAATACGCTAAAAGCCCTATTTATGGTGCTAATTGGAACGGCAACAATTGGTTGTTCCAAAAAAGAAGAAGCCCCAAAAGCAGCTGCCCCTGCTTTAGATGTGGTTGCTGCAACTACTAAAGATGTGGTTGGATACACCACTTTTCCAGCTACTATACAAGGAAAAATAAACAACGATGTTCGTGCAAAAATTCAAGGATATATACAAGAAGTCTATGTACATGAAGGACAAGTGGTGAGCAAAGGACAACCATTGTTTAAGTTAGAAGCTAATAATTTGGCAGAAACGGCAAGTGCTGCAAAATCGGGTATTGCGGTTGCGCAGGCAAATGTAAATGTAGCACAGGTTGAGGTTGATAAACTGATTCCTTTGGTTCAGAAAAACATCATTAGCAATGTGCAGTTAGAAACCGCAAAGGCAAATCTGGCATCGGCAAAAAGTATGTTGGCACAGGCAAAAGCTAATTTTGGTTCGGCTAGCGCAAATGTTGATTATTCGGTGGTTCGTGCGCCAATAAGCGGAATTGTGGGGCAATTGCCTTTGAAAAAAGGAAGCTTGGTTGGCCCAACAGATCAAATGGCATTAACCACCATTGCTGATATCAGTTCGGTTTACGCGTATTTTTCAATGAACGAAAAAGAGTATTTTGAGTTTTTAAATGCAACCCCCGGAACTTCTTTATCCGAAAAAATTAAAGATTTACCAGAGGTGGAATTGCAATTAGCAGACGGAAGTATTTATTCTGAAAAAGGCAAGATCGAAACCGTGTCAGGTCAGATTGATGCTGCAACAGGAACAGTTCAATTCCGCGTAGCTTTTAAAAATCCTAACAAATTATTGAGCAACGGAAACAGCGGAACCATTCGTTTACCTAAAAAATATACTAATGTTTTGGTAGTGCCCGAAGTAGCCTCGTACGAGCAACAAGGAAAGGTGAATGTTTACAAAGTGGTTAACGACACTGCTGTTTCAACAGTAATTAATGTGGTAGATCGTGTGGATAACATGATTATCGTGAATAAAGGCATTAAAACAGGCGATGTAGTAGTGGTGAGCGGCGTGGGAACTTTAAGAAACCAAACAGCCATTAAGCCTAAAAAAGCCAATTTCGACACTATTGTAAATGCTATAAAACCTGTTTTTTAA
- the aspS gene encoding aspartate--tRNA ligase produces MYRSHNCGELRLADVNKEITLAGWVQKSRDKGFMIWVDLRDRYGITQLIFDESRTEASVMQLAKSLGREFVIQVKGTVIERESKNSNIPTGEIEVLVKQLTILNESQLPPFTIEDETDGGEDIRMKYRYLDIRRNPVKNSLLFRHKVTQEVRNYLSNLDFCEVETPYLIKSTPEGARDFVVPSRMNPGQFYALPQSPQTFKQLLMVGGMDKYFQIVKCFRDEDLRADRQPEFTQIDCEMSFIEQEDILNVFEGLTRHLLKKIHNIEIEKFPRMTFDEAMKTYGNDKPDIRFGMKFGELNAVAQHKEFPVFNSAELVVGIAVPGAASYTRKEIDALIDWVKRPQVGASGMVYVKCEANNQYKSSVDKFYDQEDLAKWAAATEAKEGDLILVLSGPANKTRAQLSALRMELGNRMGLRKPNEFAPLWVVDFPLLEWDEETERFHAMHHPFTSPKPEDMHLLDTDPGKVRANAYDLVLNGNEIGGGSIRIHDKEMQALMFKHLGFSPEQAQEQFGFLMNAFQFGAPPHGGLAFGLDRLTAILGGQETIRDFIAFPKNNSGRDVMIDAPATIDNTQLDELSIMLNVKA; encoded by the coding sequence ATGTACAGAAGTCACAATTGCGGCGAACTGCGTTTAGCCGATGTAAATAAAGAAATTACCCTTGCGGGATGGGTTCAAAAATCGCGTGATAAAGGTTTTATGATTTGGGTTGATTTACGCGACCGATACGGCATCACCCAATTAATTTTCGATGAATCGCGCACCGAAGCATCTGTTATGCAACTTGCCAAATCATTAGGTCGTGAATTTGTTATTCAGGTTAAAGGAACGGTGATTGAACGTGAATCTAAAAACAGCAATATTCCAACGGGCGAAATCGAGGTTTTAGTGAAACAACTCACCATTCTAAACGAGTCGCAATTGCCGCCATTTACCATTGAAGACGAAACTGACGGCGGTGAGGATATTCGTATGAAATACCGTTATTTGGATATTCGCAGAAACCCGGTTAAAAACAGTTTGTTGTTTCGCCACAAAGTAACGCAAGAGGTTCGTAATTATCTTTCTAATCTAGATTTCTGCGAGGTTGAAACGCCTTATTTAATTAAGTCAACGCCCGAAGGTGCGCGCGATTTCGTGGTGCCTTCACGTATGAATCCGGGACAGTTTTATGCTTTACCACAATCGCCACAAACCTTTAAACAGTTATTAATGGTAGGCGGAATGGATAAATATTTCCAAATTGTGAAATGTTTCCGTGACGAAGATTTACGTGCCGACCGCCAGCCAGAATTTACACAAATCGATTGCGAAATGTCGTTTATCGAACAAGAAGATATTTTAAATGTTTTTGAAGGATTAACACGACATTTATTAAAGAAAATCCACAACATAGAAATTGAAAAATTCCCACGTATGACTTTTGATGAAGCCATGAAAACATACGGGAACGACAAACCGGATATCCGTTTTGGAATGAAGTTTGGCGAATTAAATGCTGTGGCTCAACACAAAGAATTTCCGGTATTTAACTCGGCTGAATTAGTAGTTGGTATTGCCGTTCCGGGAGCAGCATCGTACACAAGAAAAGAAATCGATGCGTTGATTGATTGGGTAAAGCGTCCGCAGGTAGGTGCATCGGGCATGGTGTATGTAAAATGCGAAGCAAACAATCAATACAAATCATCGGTAGATAAATTTTACGATCAAGAAGATTTGGCAAAATGGGCAGCAGCGACCGAAGCAAAAGAAGGCGATTTGATCTTGGTTTTATCAGGTCCTGCAAACAAAACGCGCGCCCAATTATCGGCATTGCGTATGGAATTAGGAAACCGCATGGGCTTGCGTAAACCAAACGAATTTGCACCTTTGTGGGTTGTTGATTTTCCGTTGTTGGAATGGGACGAAGAAACCGAGCGGTTCCACGCTATGCACCATCCGTTTACATCGCCAAAACCTGAGGACATGCACTTGTTAGACACCGATCCGGGTAAAGTTCGTGCAAACGCTTACGATTTGGTATTGAACGGTAACGAAATTGGTGGTGGATCGATCCGTATTCACGACAAAGAAATGCAGGCTTTAATGTTTAAACACTTAGGTTTTTCACCAGAACAAGCTCAAGAACAATTTGGCTTTTTAATGAACGCTTTCCAGTTTGGTGCACCACCACACGGAGGTTTGGCTTTTGGATTGGATCGATTAACAGCTATTTTGGGCGGTCAAGAAACCATTCGCGATTTTATTGCATTCCCTAAAAACAATTCAGGTAGAGATGTAATGATTGATGCACCTGCAACGATTGATAACACTCAATTGGATGAATTATCAATTATGCTGAATGTAAAGGCATAG
- the brnQ gene encoding branched-chain amino acid transport system II carrier protein, with amino-acid sequence MDVRKRKTILFLGMALFAMFFGAGNLLLPAYLGFQTRTDWTFTFTGFSLTAILAPVLAIFAVAVSGNYFTDLGARANVKLAYLLSLINVLCIGPLIALPRAGASVFEVAIQPIIPTAQPVWVCVLFFGAVMVASFSLNKITGILGKIFAPLLLFFLVLLILPGLFMGTTLDTLPTVIEDRFYVGFQEGYQTMDVLAGLIFAVLLIAGANRKGYTHTKDKIDVVVKSALLAAVCMLLVYGGLFYLGAHAQANASDVTRSSLLISIATQYFGSNGVYLISLLMLLACITTAIALTAGSANFFERLTKGKLGYIEGVISITLISIFLAITGVDTIIEYAAALLNFIYPVTLVLILSVLLFGKTITNQKPYFITLVVTMVISFVRVLTGWFPEETFLANLLHAFPMARYNLEWVLPAVLTFVISCFALGRNLNRR; translated from the coding sequence ATGGATGTAAGAAAACGTAAAACCATCCTTTTTCTTGGGATGGCATTATTTGCTATGTTTTTTGGTGCGGGAAACTTATTATTACCTGCCTATTTAGGTTTTCAAACCCGAACGGATTGGACCTTTACCTTTACCGGATTTTCGCTTACTGCTATTTTGGCGCCAGTTTTGGCGATTTTTGCAGTAGCTGTTTCTGGTAATTATTTCACCGATTTGGGCGCACGTGCCAACGTGAAACTGGCCTATCTTTTATCGTTAATAAATGTGCTTTGTATTGGCCCCTTAATCGCTTTGCCAAGAGCCGGGGCGTCGGTTTTTGAAGTTGCCATTCAGCCTATCATACCAACAGCGCAGCCGGTTTGGGTGTGTGTGTTGTTTTTTGGAGCGGTAATGGTGGCATCGTTTTCACTCAATAAAATTACGGGAATTTTAGGAAAGATTTTTGCGCCCCTTTTACTGTTTTTTTTAGTGCTACTAATTCTTCCGGGACTTTTTATGGGAACCACTTTAGACACTTTGCCCACGGTGATTGAAGACCGCTTTTATGTTGGTTTTCAGGAAGGCTATCAAACAATGGATGTATTGGCAGGTTTGATTTTTGCCGTACTTTTAATTGCAGGTGCCAATCGCAAAGGATACACACATACAAAGGATAAAATTGACGTAGTGGTAAAATCGGCGCTCTTGGCTGCAGTTTGTATGCTGTTGGTGTATGGCGGGTTGTTTTATTTAGGGGCACATGCTCAAGCCAACGCATCCGATGTAACACGTTCTTCGTTGCTAATAAGCATTGCCACTCAGTATTTTGGTAGCAACGGTGTGTATTTAATTTCTTTACTAATGCTTTTGGCGTGTATAACAACAGCTATTGCATTAACAGCAGGTTCGGCAAACTTTTTTGAACGCTTAACGAAAGGAAAATTGGGTTATATAGAAGGAGTCATTTCTATTACCTTAATTTCTATTTTCTTAGCCATTACAGGTGTTGATACCATAATAGAATATGCGGCAGCTTTGTTGAATTTCATCTATCCGGTGACCTTGGTTCTTATATTGTCGGTATTGCTTTTTGGAAAAACAATCACCAACCAAAAACCTTATTTTATTACATTGGTAGTTACTATGGTGATTTCGTTTGTGCGGGTTTTAACCGGTTGGTTTCCAGAAGAAACTTTTTTAGCCAATCTGTTGCATGCCTTTCCAATGGCGCGATACAATTTAGAATGGGTTTTACCAGCTGTTTTAACTTTTGTTATAAGTTGCTTTGCTCTGGGAAGAAATTTGAATAGAAGATAA